A window of Rufibacter sp. LB8 contains these coding sequences:
- a CDS encoding TonB-dependent receptor — translation MKKKLLTLLLFLSCGIAFAQSTITGRVTSAKNGEPLPGVSVVVKGTTAGASTDVDGRYQIQAPATSSALVFSYIGFVTKEEAINGRTTINLALQEDQRALEEVVVVGYGTQLKREVSTAISSVTPEEITQTPITRIEQALQGRVAGVQATNVTGQPGDAPTIRIRGIGSTGTSDPLYVVDGFPVGGIDYLNPGDIESIDVLKDAASAAIYGARGGNGVVIITTKQGKRDGQMTVSYDGYVGVQKPWRTLKMLDAREYAVMMNEGAINAGSAILFPDVNQISGGTNWQDALFEKSAPIQNHQLTINGGTEKSGYSAAFSYFDQEGIVGGEKSGFQRYTARVNADNQVKSFLKIGTNLAYTHINRRTVNANGEFGGALSNALNMDPITPVYVTNPEDLAQPQYGGAASPLVFDANGRVFGISRYVSQEVVNPLARLQVSNGLTNVDKLVGNVFGEVKLLEGLTFRSTFSIDLAFVTATDYSPVFYLNSATQNRLSAVSRGTTQYFSWQAENYFNYNKVFGDHSLGLTAGTSALEESNEGVYGSNNNLVVTDPAMAYLNTAVGTRTQRALGGAAERAILSFFGRVNYAFKEKYLFSATVRRDGSSRFVDNKYETFPSFSLGWILSEESFFPQSNVLSLAKLRGSWGQNGNENIGGFYASRATIGTGRGYSFYSANPEEPGYTSGAALQDAENRELRWETSEQTNVGLDLSFFNNAFTVTSDYYIKTTKGLLLNPPVPGSAGLPIAPPQNAGSVRNTGFELALNYNGTIGRFGYNLGLNGSINKNEVTEVRNAEGVIPGGAGFSTYGAVTRTEVGMPISYFYGYKTAGIFQNPAEVSAYSKDGQLIQPLAKPGDVRFVDLNNNGVIDNGDRTKLGNPTPTTVVGFNLGANFLNFDISAFLYGAFGHQVFNGTRRFDLPQANMQTRYLNRWTGEGSTNEYPRFTWNDTNGNYKNISDLYVEDADFVRLRTLQLGYSLPGALLNKIHVQKLRMYISADNLLTLTNYTGFDPEIGAAGSLNIGIDRGVYPQAQTFRLGFNATF, via the coding sequence ATGAAGAAAAAATTACTCACTCTTTTGCTGTTCCTCTCCTGCGGAATAGCCTTCGCCCAGAGCACCATTACTGGGCGCGTCACCTCGGCTAAGAACGGTGAGCCGTTGCCAGGCGTTAGCGTGGTGGTGAAAGGAACCACCGCTGGTGCGTCAACAGATGTAGACGGCCGGTATCAGATTCAGGCACCCGCCACCTCAAGTGCTTTGGTATTCTCTTATATAGGCTTTGTTACCAAAGAAGAAGCCATCAATGGCAGAACTACCATTAACCTGGCCTTGCAAGAAGACCAACGGGCCCTAGAAGAAGTGGTGGTGGTGGGCTATGGCACTCAATTGAAAAGGGAAGTGTCCACGGCCATTTCATCGGTTACCCCAGAGGAAATCACCCAAACGCCTATCACACGCATTGAACAGGCTTTGCAAGGAAGAGTAGCCGGTGTGCAGGCCACCAATGTGACCGGCCAACCCGGTGACGCCCCCACCATCAGAATCAGGGGAATAGGCTCTACGGGCACCTCAGATCCTTTATATGTGGTAGACGGGTTTCCAGTGGGCGGCATTGACTACCTCAACCCCGGTGATATTGAATCAATTGACGTGCTGAAAGACGCAGCCTCCGCGGCCATCTATGGCGCCAGAGGCGGTAACGGCGTGGTCATCATCACCACCAAACAAGGAAAAAGAGACGGGCAGATGACTGTTTCTTATGACGGCTATGTAGGTGTTCAGAAACCTTGGCGCACTCTAAAGATGCTGGATGCCCGGGAATACGCCGTCATGATGAACGAAGGGGCTATCAATGCAGGTTCTGCCATTCTGTTCCCAGATGTGAACCAGATAAGCGGCGGTACCAACTGGCAAGATGCCCTTTTTGAGAAAAGTGCCCCCATCCAAAATCACCAGCTCACTATTAATGGTGGTACCGAGAAATCTGGCTATTCTGCGGCTTTCTCCTACTTTGACCAGGAAGGCATTGTGGGCGGCGAGAAATCTGGCTTTCAGAGGTACACCGCCAGAGTCAACGCAGACAACCAGGTAAAAAGCTTTTTGAAAATTGGCACCAACCTGGCTTACACCCATATTAACAGAAGAACCGTGAACGCCAACGGCGAGTTTGGCGGGGCCTTGAGCAATGCCTTGAACATGGACCCCATCACGCCGGTGTATGTGACCAACCCAGAGGACTTAGCGCAGCCGCAATATGGCGGAGCCGCTAGCCCTTTGGTGTTTGATGCCAACGGTAGAGTATTCGGGATTTCCAGATATGTAAGCCAGGAAGTGGTCAATCCCCTGGCGCGCTTACAGGTAAGCAACGGCCTGACCAATGTAGACAAACTGGTAGGAAACGTCTTTGGCGAAGTAAAACTTTTGGAAGGACTTACGTTCCGGTCCACGTTCTCCATTGACCTCGCGTTTGTTACCGCTACTGACTATTCTCCGGTATTTTACCTGAACTCGGCCACCCAGAACCGCCTTTCTGCCGTGTCCAGAGGCACCACGCAGTACTTCTCATGGCAAGCCGAAAACTACTTCAATTACAACAAGGTCTTCGGTGACCACAGTCTGGGCTTGACCGCCGGGACCAGTGCCCTGGAAGAAAGCAATGAAGGGGTTTATGGCTCCAACAACAACCTGGTGGTGACAGATCCTGCCATGGCTTACCTGAACACCGCCGTAGGCACCAGAACCCAAAGAGCGTTGGGTGGTGCCGCAGAACGAGCTATCCTCTCTTTCTTTGGAAGGGTGAACTACGCCTTTAAAGAGAAGTACCTGTTTTCGGCCACGGTAAGACGTGATGGTTCTTCCAGGTTTGTAGACAATAAGTATGAAACCTTCCCTTCCTTCTCCCTGGGCTGGATATTGTCTGAAGAATCTTTCTTCCCGCAGAGCAATGTATTGAGCTTAGCTAAACTGAGAGGTTCCTGGGGGCAGAATGGCAATGAAAACATTGGCGGCTTCTATGCCTCCAGAGCTACCATTGGCACTGGCAGAGGCTATTCTTTCTACAGCGCCAACCCAGAAGAGCCGGGCTACACCAGTGGTGCCGCTCTGCAAGACGCTGAAAACCGCGAGTTGCGCTGGGAAACTTCTGAACAAACCAACGTGGGCCTTGATCTTTCCTTCTTCAACAATGCCTTTACGGTTACCTCAGACTACTACATCAAAACCACTAAAGGCTTGCTGTTGAACCCTCCGGTTCCAGGGTCTGCCGGGTTGCCCATTGCCCCTCCTCAAAACGCCGGCTCGGTAAGAAACACTGGCTTTGAACTGGCGCTTAACTACAACGGTACCATAGGTCGTTTTGGCTATAATCTGGGCCTTAACGGAAGCATTAATAAAAATGAGGTAACCGAAGTGAGAAACGCTGAAGGTGTAATACCTGGCGGTGCTGGCTTCTCTACCTATGGCGCGGTGACCAGAACAGAAGTAGGCATGCCTATCAGTTACTTCTACGGCTATAAAACGGCCGGCATCTTCCAGAACCCAGCTGAGGTTTCGGCTTATTCCAAAGACGGCCAGCTGATTCAGCCCCTGGCTAAACCAGGCGACGTGCGGTTTGTGGATTTAAACAACAACGGAGTAATTGACAATGGAGACCGCACCAAACTGGGCAACCCCACGCCTACCACCGTGGTGGGCTTCAACCTGGGCGCCAACTTCCTCAACTTTGATATCAGTGCCTTCTTGTATGGCGCCTTTGGGCACCAGGTGTTCAACGGTACCCGTCGTTTTGACTTGCCACAGGCCAACATGCAAACCAGGTACCTCAACCGTTGGACCGGCGAAGGCAGCACCAATGAGTATCCGCGCTTCACCTGGAATGACACCAACGGAAATTATAAAAACATTTCTGACCTCTACGTGGAAGACGCTGATTTTGTACGCTTGAGAACCTTGCAGCTTGGCTACAGCCTGCCAGGTGCCCTGCTGAACAAAATACACGTCCAGAAACTGCGCATGTATATCTCCGCTGACAACCTGCTCACGCTTACAAACTACACAGGTTTTGACCCGGAGATTGGCGCGGCAGGTTCCTTGAACATTGGCATTGACCGGGGCGTGTACCCACAAGCGCAGACTTTCAGGTTAGGATTCAACGCTACTTTTTAA
- a CDS encoding PKD domain-containing protein has translation MKEMRKIIPYITLLLLSAFAWTSCEVEDPELGPVPTPSAEQATFTYSYGTNPNIVTFKSTAPEGAAVQWEFDGGSTVQGREVTRSYPLKGEYTVKMTFSTPGGSASSTKTVPIAATNPAMLNREDYNFLTGGISNLQGKTWVIDRENGGHLALGPITSSTPEWYSAGPNEKASEGYYDDEMVFNLNNNLAYTYDNKGTTFTHGASAAGLGGVPGGDHTLVYTPPTGMQWNIVEEGDKKFLEITKNGFIGYYTGVSRYEILRLTETELYIKFGSTANAEHGWYQRLVPKGFSKPVPPKEYKAADLNDDFDSPGNFTWKMDNALFNESFDNPAQVAANPSDKVARYIKEAGQGKAFSNVFIELPYKIDLRQRKVFKVKVFLPSYNDYTTMGGAEDWSPVKTLQKQLAVKLQNSELGGNSWTTQAEIIQQVTVMDQWVELTFDFSNFDQRQDFDKIVIQFGGEAHFNPGIFYLDDFRLMP, from the coding sequence ATGAAAGAGATGAGAAAAATAATTCCATACATCACGCTGTTGCTGTTGTCAGCCTTTGCGTGGACCAGTTGTGAAGTGGAAGACCCTGAGCTGGGCCCAGTGCCTACTCCTTCGGCGGAGCAAGCCACCTTTACTTACTCCTACGGCACCAACCCTAACATTGTCACCTTTAAAAGCACCGCTCCAGAAGGGGCAGCCGTGCAATGGGAATTTGACGGCGGTTCTACCGTGCAAGGCCGCGAAGTGACGCGCAGCTATCCCTTAAAAGGTGAATACACCGTCAAAATGACTTTTTCAACCCCTGGGGGCTCAGCTTCCAGTACCAAGACTGTTCCCATTGCCGCCACCAACCCCGCCATGCTCAACCGCGAAGATTACAACTTCCTGACCGGTGGTATCAGTAACTTACAAGGCAAGACCTGGGTGATTGACCGTGAAAACGGCGGACACCTGGCTCTGGGCCCAATTACCAGCAGCACCCCAGAGTGGTACTCCGCGGGTCCTAATGAAAAAGCCTCTGAAGGGTATTATGATGACGAAATGGTGTTCAACCTGAACAATAACTTGGCTTATACCTATGACAACAAGGGTACCACTTTTACGCACGGCGCTTCAGCAGCTGGCTTAGGTGGCGTACCTGGTGGAGACCACACGTTAGTGTACACCCCGCCTACCGGCATGCAGTGGAACATTGTGGAAGAAGGAGACAAGAAGTTTCTGGAAATCACCAAAAACGGGTTCATTGGGTATTACACCGGTGTGTCACGTTATGAAATCCTACGCCTCACAGAAACCGAGCTGTACATCAAATTTGGCAGCACAGCCAATGCAGAACACGGCTGGTACCAGCGCCTGGTTCCCAAGGGATTCTCTAAACCTGTTCCTCCCAAAGAATACAAGGCCGCTGACCTGAATGATGACTTTGATTCGCCGGGCAACTTCACCTGGAAAATGGACAACGCCTTGTTCAATGAAAGCTTTGATAACCCAGCCCAGGTAGCCGCTAACCCATCTGATAAAGTGGCCCGCTATATTAAAGAGGCCGGCCAGGGGAAAGCTTTTTCTAATGTGTTCATTGAACTTCCCTATAAAATAGACCTCAGACAGCGCAAAGTATTTAAAGTGAAGGTCTTCTTGCCTAGTTACAATGACTACACCACCATGGGGGGTGCAGAGGATTGGTCACCGGTAAAAACCTTGCAAAAGCAGCTGGCCGTTAAACTGCAGAACTCAGAACTGGGCGGCAACTCCTGGACTACCCAGGCTGAGATCATTCAACAAGTGACCGTGATGGACCAGTGGGTAGAGCTCACCTTTGACTTCTCTAATTTTGACCAACGCCAGGACTTTGACAAGATCGTTATTCAATTTGGTGGCGAAGCGCATTTTAACCCAGGCATTTTCTATTTAGACGATTTCCGTCTGATGCCTTAG
- a CDS encoding RagB/SusD family nutrient uptake outer membrane protein has translation MKNIVKKTSTLLLASFLFAGTGCEDFLDRSPLDTRTADNFYKTQADASEALVGVYDILQWNTVVGYHTTPLVLDIMSDDSYSAGQATSEPSLLEMDRHQILPTNGEVHGLWRKHYIGIARANTLLEKIDGVAAPDDFKKRVAAEAKFLRAHFYLDLVRLFENVPLVLKTPSPSEYNQPAATPKAVFDQIAKDLVEAMVDLPATNLKGSQGRATRWAAKALLARAYLFHKGVYNQELQAGTTAVNAAYVQQQLADIISQSGHDLLPSYGSIFTKANEFSIESVWEISYSDENPWFDWGYIHGGEGNMQPQQQGPRIINPTGLLYVRGWSTGTPTQELYDAFAANDIRRDSTILEENEAGGRANLDLGYQHTGYFSQKYTTTKEYQPEFGQMELNWGNNYRSIRFADVLLMAAELALTTGGDAQGPLTRVRARVGLDPVPATLDNIRKERRLELALEGHRYWDLLRYGLSTASAAITVTPSPLPPTYVGTQSDFTIQFNTARKGFLPIPQSEIDLSAGVLKPNAGY, from the coding sequence ATGAAAAATATAGTTAAAAAAACTTCTACGCTTCTCTTGGCCAGTTTTCTGTTCGCGGGTACCGGCTGTGAGGACTTTCTGGACCGCTCTCCCCTAGACACCAGAACGGCAGACAATTTCTACAAAACCCAGGCAGACGCCAGTGAAGCCCTGGTGGGAGTCTATGATATCTTGCAATGGAACACCGTAGTGGGCTACCATACCACACCGCTGGTGTTGGATATCATGTCAGATGATTCTTATTCTGCGGGCCAGGCCACCTCAGAGCCATCTCTTTTAGAAATGGACCGGCACCAAATCTTGCCTACCAACGGTGAGGTGCATGGTCTTTGGAGGAAACACTACATAGGTATTGCCCGGGCCAACACGTTGCTGGAGAAAATTGACGGCGTGGCGGCACCAGATGACTTTAAAAAACGCGTAGCCGCCGAAGCCAAATTCCTGCGTGCCCACTTCTACTTAGACTTGGTACGGTTATTTGAGAATGTGCCGCTGGTTTTGAAAACGCCAAGCCCCTCTGAATACAACCAACCCGCTGCCACGCCCAAGGCGGTCTTTGACCAGATTGCCAAGGATTTAGTGGAAGCCATGGTAGACCTGCCCGCCACCAACCTCAAAGGAAGCCAGGGCCGGGCCACCAGATGGGCCGCCAAAGCTTTACTTGCCCGAGCCTATCTGTTCCACAAAGGCGTGTACAACCAAGAGTTACAAGCCGGCACCACTGCCGTGAACGCAGCTTATGTGCAGCAACAACTTGCAGATATCATTTCCCAAAGTGGCCATGATTTGCTTCCTTCCTACGGCAGCATCTTTACCAAAGCCAATGAGTTCAGTATTGAATCTGTATGGGAAATCTCTTATTCAGATGAAAACCCGTGGTTTGACTGGGGCTACATTCACGGTGGCGAAGGAAATATGCAGCCGCAGCAACAGGGGCCTCGCATCATCAATCCAACGGGTCTGCTGTACGTTCGTGGCTGGAGCACAGGCACCCCTACCCAGGAATTGTATGACGCTTTTGCCGCCAATGACATAAGAAGAGACTCCACTATTTTAGAGGAGAATGAAGCGGGCGGAAGGGCCAACCTGGACCTAGGCTACCAGCACACCGGGTACTTCAGTCAGAAATACACCACCACCAAAGAATACCAGCCAGAATTCGGGCAAATGGAACTGAACTGGGGAAACAACTACCGTTCCATCCGGTTTGCAGATGTCCTGTTAATGGCTGCTGAATTAGCTCTGACCACCGGCGGAGACGCGCAAGGCCCTTTGACGCGGGTAAGAGCCCGGGTAGGCTTAGACCCCGTACCCGCCACCTTAGACAACATTAGAAAAGAGCGCCGGTTAGAACTAGCTCTTGAAGGTCACCGGTACTGGGATTTGTTGCGTTACGGCCTGAGCACGGCCAGTGCCGCCATCACCGTGACGCCTAGTCCATTGCCTCCTACCTATGTGGGTACCCAGAGCGACTTCACCATACAATTCAATACTGCCAGAAAAGGCTTCCTTCCTATTCCACAGAGTGAGATTGATTTGTCTGCTGGGGTTCTGAAACCAAATGCCGGTTACTAA
- the bglX gene encoding beta-glucosidase BglX, translating into MKRFTATLLLFVLSLGTFSSFTPPQKQAPIEKRIEDLLAKMTLEEKVGQLNFVVGDLFNTGPTVRTSQSDKFNQDIKSGKITGIFNIHGAEYIGKLQRIAVKESRLGIPLLIGADIIHGFKTVFPIPLGESASWDLAAIENGARVAAIESTAGGINLTFAPMVDIARDSRWGRTAEGAGEDPYLGSLIAAARVRGFQGKDLADPRTMAACVKHFVAYGAAEGGRDYNTTDMSEYVLRDIYLPPFKAALDAGSATLMSSFNEFNGIPATGNMFTMDQILRKEWGFTGAVISDWQNITEMVHHGYSKDHGQAAEQALRAGTDVDMMGEAYLNFIPEMVRSGKMDVKVLDASVRRVLWLKFKLGLFDKPYLYSDTKREKNEIRNKENLGAAFDMARKSIVLLKNQGNVLPLTAATKRIAVIGPLGNNKADMNGTWSFFGEEQHAVSFLEGIKKYAKGAEVTYAQGCDLYTNSTTLFAEAVTAARNADVVIMAIGESAVMNGEGGSRADIGLPGVQLDLVKEIHKTGKPIVAMVSSGRALELTWLDQNIPTILATWSLGSEAGNAAASVLFGEYNPAGKLPLSFPRHVGQLPLYYNHKNTGRMYEGDHSEPGSERVYKSRYRDVPNTPLYPFGYGLSYTTFSYGKPTLSKSSITGKETLTVTVDVTNTGKVAGEEVVQLYTRDMVGSTGRPVKELKKFQKLSFAPGEKKTITFTLTTADLSFWRRDMTYGAEPGDFKVMVGGNSRDVQELPFTLTSL; encoded by the coding sequence ATGAAAAGGTTTACCGCTACGCTCCTCCTGTTTGTACTTTCCCTGGGAACATTTTCTTCCTTTACGCCGCCCCAAAAACAGGCTCCCATTGAAAAACGCATAGAAGACCTGCTGGCCAAAATGACGCTGGAAGAAAAAGTAGGACAGCTCAACTTTGTAGTGGGTGATTTGTTCAACACCGGCCCCACGGTGAGAACGTCACAGTCAGACAAATTCAACCAAGATATTAAAAGCGGCAAGATCACCGGCATCTTCAACATTCACGGGGCCGAATACATTGGCAAACTGCAGCGCATTGCGGTGAAGGAATCTCGGTTGGGCATTCCATTGTTGATTGGCGCCGATATTATCCATGGATTCAAGACTGTTTTCCCAATTCCCTTGGGCGAGTCTGCCAGTTGGGATCTGGCGGCCATTGAGAACGGCGCCCGCGTGGCGGCCATTGAATCTACGGCCGGCGGCATCAACCTGACCTTCGCGCCTATGGTAGACATTGCCCGCGACTCCCGCTGGGGCCGTACCGCCGAAGGTGCCGGCGAAGACCCTTATTTAGGTTCCCTCATTGCCGCTGCCCGCGTGCGCGGTTTCCAGGGGAAAGACTTGGCTGACCCCAGAACCATGGCGGCCTGTGTGAAGCATTTCGTGGCCTACGGTGCCGCTGAGGGCGGGCGCGATTACAACACCACCGACATGTCTGAGTACGTGCTGCGGGACATTTACCTTCCGCCGTTCAAAGCGGCTTTAGATGCGGGTTCCGCTACGTTAATGTCGTCGTTTAATGAATTCAACGGTATTCCGGCCACGGGCAATATGTTCACCATGGACCAGATTCTGCGCAAAGAATGGGGCTTTACCGGCGCGGTGATTTCAGATTGGCAGAACATCACAGAAATGGTGCACCACGGCTACTCCAAAGACCACGGCCAAGCCGCTGAGCAAGCCTTAAGAGCCGGAACAGATGTGGACATGATGGGCGAGGCTTACCTCAACTTCATTCCGGAAATGGTACGGTCTGGCAAAATGGATGTCAAGGTTCTGGATGCCTCGGTGCGCCGCGTATTGTGGCTCAAGTTTAAATTGGGCTTGTTTGATAAACCGTACCTGTACTCAGATACCAAGCGCGAGAAAAACGAAATAAGAAACAAAGAAAACCTGGGTGCCGCCTTTGACATGGCGCGCAAATCCATCGTATTGCTCAAAAACCAGGGCAACGTGCTACCTCTAACCGCGGCTACCAAAAGAATTGCGGTCATTGGCCCGCTGGGCAACAACAAAGCAGACATGAACGGCACGTGGTCGTTCTTCGGGGAAGAGCAGCACGCCGTGAGTTTCCTGGAAGGCATTAAGAAATACGCCAAAGGAGCCGAAGTAACCTATGCCCAAGGCTGCGATTTGTACACCAACTCCACCACCCTATTTGCCGAAGCCGTAACCGCCGCCCGCAATGCTGATGTGGTGATCATGGCCATTGGCGAAAGCGCCGTCATGAACGGAGAAGGCGGTTCCCGCGCCGACATTGGTTTACCGGGCGTACAGCTGGATTTGGTGAAGGAAATCCATAAAACCGGCAAGCCGATAGTGGCTATGGTGAGCAGCGGTCGGGCGTTGGAATTGACGTGGCTGGACCAGAATATTCCTACCATTCTGGCCACCTGGTCACTAGGGTCTGAGGCCGGAAACGCCGCCGCCAGCGTGTTGTTCGGGGAGTACAACCCAGCCGGTAAATTGCCGCTTTCTTTCCCGCGCCACGTGGGCCAGTTGCCCTTGTATTACAATCACAAAAATACCGGCCGCATGTATGAAGGCGACCATTCTGAGCCTGGCAGCGAGCGCGTGTACAAATCACGCTACCGCGATGTGCCTAACACGCCTTTGTATCCGTTTGGCTACGGTTTAAGCTACACTACCTTCAGCTACGGAAAACCAACCTTGAGCAAAAGCAGCATCACCGGCAAAGAAACGTTAACCGTGACCGTGGACGTGACCAACACCGGGAAAGTAGCCGGCGAAGAAGTGGTACAACTCTACACCCGAGATATGGTGGGCAGCACGGGCCGGCCGGTGAAAGAACTCAAGAAATTCCAGAAACTTTCCTTCGCGCCGGGTGAGAAAAAGACCATCACCTTCACCCTCACCACCGCCGACCTCTCCTTCTGGCGGCGTGATATGACCTACGGCGCCGAGCCCGGTGATTTCAAAGTGATGGTGGGTGGCAACTCCCGCGACGTGCAGGAACTTCCGTTTACCTTGACTTCCTTGTAG
- a CDS encoding family 16 glycosylhydrolase, producing the protein MRKFKYLALTLCLAFGAPAVAQTSTFNELVWNDEFEGDGAPNPARWTYDLGTGENGWGNRELQHYTNQPANVRMANGNLVIEAIKQNGTWTSARVKTQGKFSFTHGRVEFKAKMAPGVGTWPALWMLGESVSTKGWPACGEIDVVEYIDRLPGKIQSAMHTPASYGNTQNIGATQVPDATTAFHVYAAEWTPHDIKFFVDNTLYYTYAPAVKDAKTWPLNDNFFLIMNIAVGGNMGSEPTLETNGQKNGVDPNLTSTRMEVDYVRVYQQFKDLTLTGPAVVRPAAQNLLFKTSRLANATYTWFLPKGATIVRGHNTSEIVINWGKSSGKVRVQVQHNGQTYTKTMDVKTGNGIG; encoded by the coding sequence ATGCGGAAATTTAAATATCTGGCCCTTACCCTCTGCCTGGCCTTTGGCGCACCGGCAGTGGCCCAGACCAGTACGTTCAATGAATTAGTCTGGAACGATGAATTTGAGGGCGATGGTGCTCCAAATCCGGCGCGGTGGACATATGACTTGGGTACCGGTGAAAATGGCTGGGGCAACCGTGAATTGCAGCATTACACCAACCAACCAGCCAACGTGCGCATGGCCAATGGTAACCTGGTGATTGAGGCCATTAAACAAAACGGCACCTGGACTTCTGCCCGTGTGAAAACTCAGGGCAAGTTCAGCTTTACCCATGGCCGTGTTGAGTTCAAGGCAAAGATGGCACCCGGCGTGGGCACCTGGCCCGCGCTCTGGATGCTGGGCGAAAGCGTTTCTACCAAAGGCTGGCCTGCCTGCGGGGAGATAGACGTGGTGGAATACATTGACAGGCTTCCGGGTAAAATACAAAGTGCCATGCACACGCCTGCCAGCTACGGCAACACCCAGAACATTGGCGCTACGCAAGTACCAGACGCTACTACCGCCTTTCATGTGTATGCCGCAGAATGGACGCCCCATGACATAAAATTCTTTGTAGACAACACGCTGTATTACACCTATGCGCCTGCCGTGAAAGACGCCAAGACCTGGCCGTTGAATGACAATTTTTTCCTTATCATGAACATAGCCGTGGGCGGCAACATGGGCAGTGAACCGACGCTTGAAACCAACGGGCAGAAAAACGGCGTTGACCCCAACCTGACCAGCACGCGCATGGAGGTAGACTATGTGCGGGTGTACCAACAATTCAAAGATTTAACGCTCACGGGTCCGGCTGTGGTGAGGCCTGCCGCGCAAAACCTACTGTTCAAAACCAGCCGCTTGGCCAATGCCACTTATACCTGGTTTTTGCCAAAGGGTGCCACCATTGTGAGGGGTCATAACACCTCAGAAATAGTGATCAACTGGGGAAAATCTTCTGGGAAAGTACGCGTGCAGGTACAACACAACGGCCAGACCTATACCAAAACCATGGACGTTAAAACCGGAAATGGTATTGGGTAG
- a CDS encoding nuclear transport factor 2 family protein, which translates to MKRIVCLLALCLAFIGSVAAQTKDERKVAAAVEALKNAMLSGEKQALQMIVADQLSYGHSSGKIEDKATFIETLASGKSDFVTMELTNQTVQVTGKTAVVRHQIQATTNDSGTPGTVKLGILLVWQKQGGHWKLLARQAFKL; encoded by the coding sequence ATGAAAAGAATTGTCTGCCTGCTGGCGCTTTGTCTGGCATTTATAGGTTCTGTGGCCGCGCAAACCAAGGATGAACGCAAGGTAGCCGCCGCGGTGGAGGCCCTGAAAAACGCCATGCTTTCCGGCGAAAAACAAGCCCTGCAAATGATTGTCGCCGACCAACTAAGCTACGGCCACTCCAGCGGAAAAATAGAAGACAAAGCCACGTTCATAGAAACCCTGGCGAGCGGGAAATCAGATTTCGTGACGATGGAGTTGACCAACCAAACCGTTCAGGTCACCGGGAAAACCGCCGTGGTGCGGCACCAAATACAGGCCACCACCAATGACAGCGGTACTCCCGGCACCGTGAAACTGGGTATTTTGCTGGTCTGGCAGAAACAAGGCGGCCACTGGAAACTGTTGGCCCGGCAGGCGTTTAAGTTGTAA